The proteins below come from a single Hyperolius riggenbachi isolate aHypRig1 chromosome 8, aHypRig1.pri, whole genome shotgun sequence genomic window:
- the POLR1G gene encoding DNA-directed RNA polymerase I subunit RPA34: MMVQESGMESSGKCRFQCPGNFEPVAECNGGVTSEPDTEIWLIKAPADFTPESFNSHRLPLSGYKMQKVKAAGTRRFYHVMSSPSADTPLRAFLHQQEAQQDRLACAPPFQGIITVAEAHGDPSAVHSIPDRPPLTIPEGLKQRYQPFGALPPRMTGSSGGVLQSSGSSKKKKKAKKRKHQESQD, translated from the exons GGAAATGCCGGTTCCAGTGCCCCGGAAACTTTGAACCTGTCGCGGAATGTAATGGAGGTGTGACCTCAGAACCTGATACAGAAATATGGCTGATCAAGGCGCCAGCTGATTTTACCCCAGAGAG CTTCAATTCTCACCGCCTCCCTCTTTCTGGCTACAAGATGCAGAAGGTGAAAGCCGCTGGCACCCGGAGGTTCTACCATGTGATGTCCTCCCCCAGCGCTGACACCCCTCTCCGGGCCTTCCTCCACCAGCAGGAAGCCCAGCAGGACAGATTGGCCTGCGCCCCTCCCTTTCAGGGCATCATCACAGTGGCAGAAGCTCACGGAGACCCCTCTGCTGTTCACAGCATTCCCGACAGACCACCCTTAACCATCCCAGAGGGACTGAAGCAGAGATACCAGCCATTTGGTGCCCTTCCCCCGAGGATGACTGGCAGCAGTGGGGGGGTATTGCAGTCATCTGGGAGCagcaagaagaaaaagaaagCGAAGAAACGCAAGCACCAGGAATCTCAAGACTGA
- the LOC137528663 gene encoding uncharacterized protein isoform X3 produces MLRAQYRSVHTRLKSATTATSRLVPDRYRKAMKSPPAETGPPTPKQENHEETQAGKEPKVKSQLQSESEKDSGYSDSSSDSQSSEETSVSAWASTAGSSPYTSTAQTAYAPVYILQNVVLKQTRLLVLQPPARRHRKRPCPSSYLPILRSYPRIAPRQAPPPTPAPDPTPTSGSSTPSVNRLPASYLLDVSLRSLSLLRRSRETQRSVRELRAHTRLYERALRGEEGGWERLRRAMELSGGYRKVPKSSMDVDAGETISTGSSSHMDTTPSPTENVNTHETMTSSVKCVTSPETLILKREKENVLY; encoded by the exons ATGCTGAGAGCTCAATACAGAAGTGTTCACACAAGGCTGAAATCAGCAACAACTGCAACAAG CAGACTGGTTCCAGATCGTTATCGGAAAGCCATGAAATCCCCACCGGCGGAGACGGGACCCCCCACCCCAAAGCAAGAGAATCATGAGGAAACGCAAGCAGGGAAAGAACCCAAAGTGAAATCCCAGCTGCAGAGCGAAAGTGAAAAGGATTCTGGGTATTCAG ACAGCAGTTCGGATAGCCAGAGCTCGGAGGAAACCTCTGTGTCGGCGTGGGCCAGTACAGCCGGATCCTCGCCGTACACCAGCACCGCGCAGACGGCCTACGCTCCGGTATACATCCTGCAGAATGTCGTGCTCAAACAG ACTCGTTTACTGGTCCTCCAGCCTCCCGCACGCCGTCATCGGAAGCGTCCCTGTCCTTCATCCTACCTTCCGATTCTCCGATCCTATCCCAGGATTGCTCCACGCCAGGCCCCTCCCCCAACGCCAGCCCCTGACCCCACTCCGACCTCTGGCAGCTCCACCCCTTCTGTGAACAGACTCCCTGCTTCCTACTTGTTAGACGTCTCCCTCCGCTCTCTTTCTCTGCTGAGACGGTCGCGGGAGACCCAGCGCTCAGTGAGGGAACTGAGGGCCCACACCAGACTATACGAACGGGCCCTGCGTGGGGAAGAAGGGGGATGGGAGCGACTACGGAGAGCCATGGAACTAAGTGGAGGATACCGAAAAGTTCCAAAGTCCTCAATGGATGTGGATGCTGGAGAGACAATATCAACAGGAAGCTCCTCCCACATGGACACTACTCCCTCCCCAACAGAAAATGTCAACACACATGAGACAATGACATCATCAGTGAAGTGTGTGACATCACCAGAGACTCTAATACTCAAGCGTGAGAAAGAAAATGTCCTCTATTAA
- the LOC137528663 gene encoding uncharacterized protein isoform X4: MLRAQYRSVHTRLKSATTATRLVPDRYRKAMKSPPAETGPPTPKQENHEETQAGKEPKVKSQLQSESEKDSGYSDSSSDSQSSEETSVSAWASTAGSSPYTSTAQTAYAPVYILQNVVLKQTRLLVLQPPARRHRKRPCPSSYLPILRSYPRIAPRQAPPPTPAPDPTPTSGSSTPSVNRLPASYLLDVSLRSLSLLRRSRETQRSVRELRAHTRLYERALRGEEGGWERLRRAMELSGGYRKVPKSSMDVDAGETISTGSSSHMDTTPSPTENVNTHETMTSSVKCVTSPETLILKREKENVLY, encoded by the exons ATGCTGAGAGCTCAATACAGAAGTGTTCACACAAGGCTGAAATCAGCAACAACTGCAACAAG ACTGGTTCCAGATCGTTATCGGAAAGCCATGAAATCCCCACCGGCGGAGACGGGACCCCCCACCCCAAAGCAAGAGAATCATGAGGAAACGCAAGCAGGGAAAGAACCCAAAGTGAAATCCCAGCTGCAGAGCGAAAGTGAAAAGGATTCTGGGTATTCAG ACAGCAGTTCGGATAGCCAGAGCTCGGAGGAAACCTCTGTGTCGGCGTGGGCCAGTACAGCCGGATCCTCGCCGTACACCAGCACCGCGCAGACGGCCTACGCTCCGGTATACATCCTGCAGAATGTCGTGCTCAAACAG ACTCGTTTACTGGTCCTCCAGCCTCCCGCACGCCGTCATCGGAAGCGTCCCTGTCCTTCATCCTACCTTCCGATTCTCCGATCCTATCCCAGGATTGCTCCACGCCAGGCCCCTCCCCCAACGCCAGCCCCTGACCCCACTCCGACCTCTGGCAGCTCCACCCCTTCTGTGAACAGACTCCCTGCTTCCTACTTGTTAGACGTCTCCCTCCGCTCTCTTTCTCTGCTGAGACGGTCGCGGGAGACCCAGCGCTCAGTGAGGGAACTGAGGGCCCACACCAGACTATACGAACGGGCCCTGCGTGGGGAAGAAGGGGGATGGGAGCGACTACGGAGAGCCATGGAACTAAGTGGAGGATACCGAAAAGTTCCAAAGTCCTCAATGGATGTGGATGCTGGAGAGACAATATCAACAGGAAGCTCCTCCCACATGGACACTACTCCCTCCCCAACAGAAAATGTCAACACACATGAGACAATGACATCATCAGTGAAGTGTGTGACATCACCAGAGACTCTAATACTCAAGCGTGAGAAAGAAAATGTCCTCTATTAA